Proteins encoded in a region of the Takifugu rubripes unplaced genomic scaffold, fTakRub1.2, whole genome shotgun sequence genome:
- the LOC115248223 gene encoding ribonuclease inhibitor-like, with protein sequence MTTNDHLQQYSFEALQIIKAKLWFSGQSSEFQPLQSKSSGPGSEFLQNSGVKRLRSFLLNPLCKLETLRLNDCRLSELSCRSLALVLKSNTSQLRVLDLSWNELIDLGVKLLCSGLESPNCKLETLRLKNCYISKISCGSLAPTLKSSRSLLRELDLSGNSLMDSGVKLLCSALESPNCNLESLSLRYCRLTSVSCESLASVLKSNTSLLRELNLSENSLHDLGVKLLCSGLESPNCHLEILGLNECFLSNVSCDSLVEALKCNIQRRWMVKTILGGQRHIAHYSSAASAFPSHLRELDLSLNILQDLGVKVLCDFLQNPLCKLETLGLVDCRLSEFSCDGWPQF encoded by the exons atgacCACCAATGACCACTTACAGCAGTATTCA TTTGAGGCACTGCAGATTATCAAAGCtaagctgtggttctctggccaAAGCTCTGAATTCCAACCCCTCCAATCTAAGAgttctggacctgggtcagaattTCTGCAGAATTCAGGAGTGAAGAGGCTCCGTTCTTTTCTCCTgaatccactctgtaaactggagactctcag ACTGAATGACTGCCGTTTATCAGAGCTTAGCTGTCGTTCTCTGGCCTTGGTTCTGAAGTCCAACACCTCCCAACTcagagttctggacctgagttggaatgAGCTGATAGACTTAGGAgtaaagctgctctgttctggactagagagtccaaactgtaaattGGAGACTCTTAG ATTGAAAAACTGCTATATATCAAAGAttagctgtggttctctggcccCAACTCTGAAGTCCAGCCGCTCccttctgagagaactggacctgagtggcaACAGCCTGatggattcaggagtgaagctgctctgttcagcactggagagtccaaactgtaaccTGGAGAGTCTTAG TTTGAGGTACTGCAGGTTAACGAGCGTCAGCTGTGAGTCGCTGGCATCAGTTTTGAAGTCTAACACCTCCCTTCTGAGAGAACTGAACCTCAGTGAGAACAGTCTTCACGATttaggagtgaagctgctctgttctggacttgAGAGTCCAAACTGTCACCTGGAGATTCTCGG ATTGAATGAGTGCTTCTtatcaaatgtcagctgtgattCTCTGGTCGAAGCTCTGAAGTGCAACATCCAGCGCAGGTGGATGGTGAAAACTATTCTAG GTGGGCAGCGTCATATCGCCCACTATTCCTCAGCTGCCTCTGCcttcccctcccatctgagagaactggacctgagtctgaaCATTCTGCAGGATTTGGGAGTGAAGGTGCTCTGTGATTTTCTCCAaaatccactctgtaaactggagactctcgg ttTGGttgactgcaggttatcagagttCAGCTGTGATGGCTGGCCTCAGTTCTAA
- the LOC115248222 gene encoding NACHT, LRR and PYD domains-containing protein 12-like has translation MVKTILGGQRHIAHYSSAASAFPSHLRELDLSLNILQDLGVKVLCDFLQNPLCKLETLGLVDCRLSEFSCDWLASVLKSNPSSLRELDLSWNELRDSGVKLLSSGLASPNCKLETLGQFLNLYNLSFIN, from the exons ATGGTGAAAACTATTCTAG GTGGGCAGCGTCATATCGCCCACTATTCCTCAGCTGCCTCTGCcttcccctcccatctgagagaactggacctgagtctgaaCATTCTGCAGGATTTGGGAGTGAAGGTGCTCTGTGATTTTCTCCAaaatccactctgtaaactggagactctcgg ttTGGttgactgcaggttatcagagttcagctgtgattggctggcctCAGTCTTAAAGTCCAACCCCTCCAGTCTTAGAGAACTGGATCTGAGTTGGAACGAGCTGAGGGATTCAGGAGTAAAGCTGCTCAGTTCTGGACTGGctagtccaaactgtaaactggagactctcggTCAGTTCCTAAATCTCTACAATCTGTCTTTCATTAATTAA